A window of Benincasa hispida cultivar B227 chromosome 9, ASM972705v1, whole genome shotgun sequence genomic DNA:
cttGCACATCCAAACACGTATGTTAATTATCCCAAACATTTAAAACACAGTCATTCaaatctcatacaattaatatcTATATCCATGAAATAATGTTTGTGGTCCATACGGGTACATAGATTATTAATAGgtcattattttaaatgaaaaattgtttaaaatacttacaaatataacaaaataacacAATTTATCGTGTTGGGTATCCcaacaacaaattttattttgatttattctCATTTTTGTTGTGTATCCCAAGAAAGCCAAATTAATTTGGATCCAAACACAAATAGAAATTCGAaactatttttactttttaaaattttagaatttgaaatcaatCCCATCCACAAATGTGTTCTAGAAATTTTTCCAGTACCcaaagaaaaagatggaaaaattcCCCTCACACATAGAGAGGGTGTTTGGgatattggattgagttatgaGGTATGGAAGCTAATATGTTTGAGTTATGAAGTCAATAGTGAATagattgaaattaataaatatgtgTCTAGGATGCAGAGTTGTAAGTTATTCAATACATGTGCAAAACTGAGAAAAAATAAATGAGATTTCTCGATAAATATGCATCATTACTAAGTTGAATTGTTTAACATCAACTTATAAAGTTGATTTGAATCGCAATCACATTttcaaagtgttgtaaagtgattGTGACACTCGTTCCACTCATGAACAAGTCAGCTAATTCAGATTCAGATTACCGATGGCACAATGAGCGTAATATGCAACCTCCATCCCTGTTCCGGAGAAATCGAGATTATAAAAACTAGTTTTTATAGACATTTGAAAGCATATTTGAAAAGGTAAATGTTGCAAGTTAAAAAGCAATAAGAGACAACAACGACTTTATAACATACAACTCAAAGTATGAAGGTATGATGATTAGTCCTACCCAATATAGTACATCATAAATAAAAAGACTTTTGTTAACCTTGTATTAGCAAAAAGTCGAGAAGTCACTTACAACAAAGAAGTACAAGAAAAGTAAACTAACATAActaatcaaatacataatatgaaatcatgataaaaatatattggtTTTGACATGTACCCACAAGCAATACGTTAGACTGTGTTCAAAAAATTGGACAACTCGAATAATCATAAAAATTCGGGTTGCCTCAACCCATCTGggttacatatatatattatatatatatatatatttatatatatatataatatatatgttaaagTTTTGACTATGgtgtttatgaattttttatatatttctttaaaagttgctatgatatttatatttgtttaaagtttatattaaatatcatcatttatgtattttaaattaacaagTAAAAATGAGTTATAATCGGACAGGCAAACCCGACTTTTAAATATTGGATTTGAGGTTTTATTCGAATTTTTTGAATTGCCAAGACAATCAACCAACACTAGACCGGACCGCGACGAGGACTCGTTATTCCggaatgaaaaaagaaaacccaagtCCACAACACTCTTTTGAAATATCTGAAAGTCAAAAAGGCTTTAAATATTCAAATCTCatcatcaactccaacatcgaCTCACTCTCGCTGCCCCGCCGTAGAAGCCTGCAAATACTTGGAGCGGGGCCAGGGCTGTGACCGAGACCGAGGCGGGAAAAACCAAAAAACTCGTAAATATCTTTTCCTCAACCTTCCTCAATGtcacaaaattccaaatcttCCATCCAGGCACGTGATAATTCAACATACTTTTCTCTGTTTCTGCCTCTGCGCTGTTACTTTTTTGAACGAATAAATACAACTTTGGATTGAccttctcttctctttttcctgttttgtttttcaatctCAGTATCGAGCTTTACTATCCAAATCTATGGCGTTTGAATCACAATCCCACAAAAAGAATTACTCCCCTCAGGTAAGCAGTGCTGGTGTTTTCGATGATGGCTATGCCAACGCGATGCTTCCCAAACAACACCTTGAAATCGATAACAACACTAAACCCTCCTTCCATTTCCAGCTTCCGGATCCCAGGATTGCCGTTAAAGTAAGTTCCCTTTTGTGTTTTATCATTTGTATTCAAGTAATACACATTCCCTTTCCAATAACCCTTCTACTTTGAAACACCCAATTTGTTGTTCCTTGCCTTTTCATTGAAAATTTCATTGCTTCTTCTCGCCACTCCGTTGTGTTTTTATGTCACTTTATAGAGGAGAAAAATATAAAAGCAAAGCGATTGAATGCTTCAAACTTCTCATCAAGAATGCATTTTGTGCGATGGGTTTCAGCAATTTAGAACTAAGAATCTGGGTGAAGTCGTCTGGGTTTTGAGTTTCACTCCTTTAACTTCCAATAACTTCAGATGGATTAAACTTGTGGTATTTTTGGGTTTGGCATTTTTATTGCATGCTCCTTTGTATTTGTATCTGATTCCTGTTACCATTTTGCCCCATCAAATTGTGTCCTTCCAGATGTATTGATGTATATTTTTCTCACAGAAACCGTGTTTTTTCATCCCTAATTTGGGACTTCTTTTTCTTAGCAAATACACAATGCAGAGAGAGCATACATTATTTTGATCACATTAGTTTCTCCACAATGCAACAAATATCGAACTGCATAtcaagatataattaattttttggtACCAAGGCAAAAATAAAAGTAAGAATGATAGCCTTTTATTGGTCATTACGTCTAAACATGATTCAACGCTCAGGATTTCTTTAGGACTAGAGAAGTTGCTGAGTTTGTTAGTGGGGCCATGGCAGGGGCTATGACAAAAGCTGTGCTTGCTCCTCTTGAGACAATCAGGTTGGCTTTCCTTGTAATTACTTTCATCTATAGTACCCTGAGTTTTTTGTACGTCATTAATGGCTGATGATACTGACGATATTGCCAAATGTTTGGCTTTGTGAGTTACCATTCAAGGCGGAAAAGCAAGGATAGCAGTTTTGTTAGGGATCAGACTATGTTACTGTGTTTAGCCTTGCTGGGGAAATGTAGAATCTGGTGACTAGCACGGATAAAATGTTAATTTAAGTTGTATTATGTATTGGGATGTGAAAATTATTTTGAGGGTTTTGTAATTTGGTTTATATAAACCTTCAATGTCATAATCTACCTCTTCGTATTCTAGGTTTGTTAATCGGTTCATTTTGATAGTATATCACGATTACTTCACGTAAAAATATGCAGGACAAGAATGGTTGTTGGTGTGGGATCAAAAGACATTGCTGGTAGCTTTATTGAGGTCATTCAGCAGCAAGGTTGGCAAGGTCTATGGACTGGAAATGCAGTCAATATGGTtcgtataattccaacacaggCAATTGAATTGGGAACATTTGAATGTGTAAAACGAGCAATGACATCAGCACAGGAGAGATGGAATGAAGCTGAACAGCCAAGCATACATTTTGGCCCTGTCAATTTACAATTTTCACTCTCCTGGATTTCTCCTGTTGCTGTAGCCGGTGCCGCTGCTGGTGTTGTTAGCACTCTTGCATGCCATCCTCTTGAAGTTTTGAAGGTATGAAAGTCACGTTTACTTTTGCTGGTGTAAAAGCTCTTGATTTGTAGTAATATTCATTTTATATACAGAAAACTTTTACATATGCTACTTTCACCTTTCAAGTGACCAAGATATTGACTGCTAAATGTACCAATCTATTGAGATCTTGCCCAGTTGTTTCTTCTATAGAactttgtggtccaatcttcTTGATGTAAAAGAATTCTTCCCTGAAAGCTTTGAAAAATTAtccacttttaaaattattcagTGTTGTTTTCGCTTACTTTCTAAATGCAGGATCGCTTGACAGTCAGTCCTGAGGTTTATCCCAATATAACCATTGCAGTTAGCAAGATTTACAGAGATGGTGGCTTTGGTGCATTTTATGCGGGTATTTCACCTACACTTGTTGGCATGCTTCCATACAGTACAAGTTATTATTTCATGTATGAGACAATGAAGAAAACATACTgcctaaaaaagaagaagaaatctcTAAACCGCATAGAGATGCTTCTGGTTGGAGCTCTTTCAGGTGAGTAATTTGATCTTAATGGTGAAATTGCTGTTTTAGAATAATTCATGAAAAAGCATGTCAtttgattctattttttttacaacTTGTGCTTCTATTTCAAGTATTATAATCCTACTAACCTAAGAAGCACATACATTTTAGTTTGACTAGTGTGTCCATATCAGACACTTAGACACTCCGACACTTGTTGGACACGTATTGGATACTCGTTAGTTCAACAAATGTGTTAAACATGCATAGAACACTTGTTGAGTAAGCAACACATAtatgacaataataataaaatttgagcgTGAAATACATCAAATTTTTAAGCATATAAATGCATCAACTCATTTACTCTGAATTTTCATCTGACATAAAATtgatatacattttttaaaatgtatatttcCATAAAAATGTGCCCTTGCCCTCTAGtgtcctagatttttttttttaaaatgatgtgtGACCATGTCCGTGTCATGTCCTATCTGTGTCCCGTATTCGTATCCATGCTTCTTAGCTATTAACTAAACTGCTTCTTGTGATGGAATTGATGTTCTGTGAGATGTACTTGTTTCATTTGGATATGATGTGGATGTGGGTAGGTTTCACTGCGAGCACAATCAGCTTTCCTTTGGAGGTGGCTAGAAAACGACTGATGGTGGGAGCTTTACGAGGGAAATGCCCACCAAACATGGCAGCAGCAATTTCTGAAGTGATTCGGGAGGAAGGGATTAAGGGACTCTACAGAGGATGGGGCGCTAGCTGTTTGAAGGTTATGCCTTCTTCTGGCATCACCTGGATGTTTTATGAGGCCTGGAAGGACATTCTTTTGGTCAACAACCACCACCTATGACTATGAGTCTACGACGTCTCCCGGTCCCTACAGTTTTTCCCCcctccttttatttatttaaaatttaaaatgttaaacCTGGACCCACTATGGTCTAATTTTAAATGTCTGTGGGTGGGTTTCAGTCGGTAGGTAATACAATATGAATGGTTCGGGATGAATGCATTATCTCGAGGCCTTGAAAATTGGTGTTAAGTGTGgagttttaagtttttttttcaaatgacaAAAATCACCTTTTAAGGTAGCAATCACACCTTCAAACTTTTACAAGTGTtaaatcttcaaatttttataGGCGTTAAAATTGAATCCTCAGACTTGTATAAATGTACAAATTATAACAAATTGTATAAGTTCAAAggttcaattttatcatttgtaGGTCAAATTTTTATCATTATCATAAGTCTTTTAGGGTCCTATTTGAATACTTGTAGAAGTTTcaagatttaatttttacaacTTCACAATATATTATGAGTGACAGTTGCAATCTGccttaaattttatgaaaatgtagtgaatagatattttaaaaaagaattatcaATATGAAATattcttataaataattttaattaatcgtCAATAAATGTATTTAAATGACTAACAATATTGAGTTCTCATTAGTAACATTTTCTTCATATTTCGCCAGTTATTCTATCATATGGAATGAAAATATagacaaaaatacaaaaatggcAATAGTTCACATTTCTAATTTATCTCTTTAAGCTCATGGCCAGCCGGCCACGGTAAATTGACAATAAGTCAGTCTAATTCAACTTACACTTGTTCTGCAAAATGCTGTACTGAACAAACAGTTTCTTGAAAGTTGCTTAACGTGATAGATTATCCGTTTAAGTACATGCATGTCCTGATTTGGATCGAACCATTTCCAATCCAGTAACCGCTGTTATCAGTTCGATGGCGAAACTTACTAGTTACTAGTTACTAGTTACTTACTACCATGACATGTGAATTCTCAACTATTAAACCATCCTATCGCATATATAATATTGAAAAGAACCAGACCGAAAGGAATTGCACAATTGCTGAACCAGTTCCTTCGGCAGTATAAATATATTTTCGAGTAAACTAACAAATCACCAAAAAGGTGCACTTGAAAACACTGATTATATCAGGACTGAACGTGATCCCATCCCTATGAAAGAACAATCGTGATAGGAAGAGAAAACGTCTGCCTGTCGACCAAAAAATTCGAATGAGATGAAAAAAACGCTTCAAACTTTCTTCTTCACTCGTGGATTCTTggtttagaaggaaattttccaGCGTCAATGGTTGCTCTACTCTTAAAGTCGTTATGTTTTTCTCCCTTGTGATCGTTTGCCAATTTCTGCTTCCGCAATGTATCATCAGCATATCGACGCCAAAGTGCTTCCCTTTCCTTCCTTGGGACTTTACTATATCTGGGATCAGGCTTCAGAATTCGTTTAGCCATTGTCCATGAATTAAGAACCGTCTTTCCATCTTCAGATAACTGAGCAACCACCTCGGCTGTAAAAGCTTCAGATAATAGAGTTCTGAACTCGTTTGCACACCGCTGCAGAAAAATTCAAACAGAAAAGATTGAGTGAGAAATAAGGCGTCGGCAAAAACTGCTAACAGGCAACAGCCATAGACATTCACTCTCCAGTTGTAATGTAGTGAAAAGACACGCGAGTCACCAACCCACTAAGGGAACAGTTCTCAAGTCTCAAAGTCATGTTAAAGTCGTGGAAAACAACTATCCAGTCATACATGTCAAATCTTTTCCCATTCAAATTGTTTAAGCATTTACGAAATTAGCTACAAACATCGAGAATAAATGGTGAGTGTAGTGCTGAGCAAACCAGCAAGGGATCACCTATTTTCTCATACGATCTACAGATAACTGTTTCCCCAATTCTTTCCAAGTACATTTGCTTTTGAGATAGAGACTATACCACCTAGTTTTATACCAGTTCGAATTAGAGGTTCAGAACCCATAACTCCAATATCTAGGAGCTTCTATTACAATGCAAAATCATCAAGATTAGACAAACAGATTCATAAACATGAACGTAAATTCTATTGTGATTCAACGTATAAAAAATTTGGGACAGCAATAAGATAAGCATCTAGTTTTCATAACATTTGAATCCTAGTAGAAAGCATATGGGTAGGAGATACGGGAAAAAGATGAGAGAAACAAATCTTAGATTGCCTCTATTTATGTTAGAAGCCCCGAAAAAGCAACTTGAACAAGATATGTTCTATAGATTGTACAACCGTCTTTGAGTTCTAACAATCAGcccaaattcaaattatatacTTCTTGTAAAAAGAATATTGAACGTGACTCTGTAAATGTTAGTGAAAGGGATGAAAAATCAAcccaaattcaaattatatacTTCTTGTAAAATGAATATTGAACGTAACTCTGTAAATGTTAGTGAAAGGGATGAAAAATCAAAGATAAGTGAGTTGTAGAATTACCTCTTGAAGCATCTTTACATGTTCTCTGAATAACTTTTCTGTGTCAGATGAATCTAAATCAGGATTGGATGCACGCCCTTGTGGATCCTTCTCCAATTTAACTTTTGACTCAGTCCAAGAGGCCTAagcccccccaaaaaaaaaagaaaaaaaaaaaagaaagaaagaaaaagaagaaaaagcatCAGATAAATGATCAGGTTGCTTTGTTGAGTAGTGCTACATACATAGTTGACACTGCAGAATCAACCAAACCAGAACGTATTTGATTTCTGACatgtttaataaaaataaataaatgatccaaTAACTTATGGTTAACTTCATAGCAATTTTCAGTTAAAAAGTAAATCACATCGTATGCTTGTAAATTCGCCAGCAAAAGACATCTCAATCACTACATTCTGACTGATCAGACATGCCAGGCTCCATTTTTCTTAATCCATTACCCTCCATTATCTCTTTTCCTGtctttatttttccaaaactaGCATATAATCATGGTCCAAAAGATATACCTGAGGGTCTTTGATCGATTCAACAAGCAGTGCTTGAAAAGATGCAACTGCCTCTTTTTTCCGTACTTTTAGGCGCACCCTTTCCATTTCTTGCTCTTCTCTTTCCTTCCGTTTCCGCCATTCTCTCTCCCTTTCCTTCAGTTTCTCCtgaaataaacatttgaaatttagtaTGAGTATTCAGCATGGAAGTTACGTTTTATagaccaaaaaggaaaaatctgATACTGGTGGTTAATTGTCTGTATCAAGTtcagaattatttttggaaaaacatGGGCAAAATGAAGTTACAGTGGATAAGGCAAAACAAACAAGCACAAAACATCTCTTTTTACCTCTTATTTTACACAAGAATAAACAAGTACAATATATAGTTTCTTGTTTAAGAAAAAGAAGCTATACACTGTACACTGTCCCAAAATAACATGTAAAaattatagatgttacaaaATAGTGTTGTTCTGCTCCAGTTACAAAGACCAGAGAAGCTTTTGAGGAATTTTTCCAAATCacccttgtttttttttcttttcttttcttttttcgcTAGCCAAAAACCTGAAAGCACTTCCCGGAGAGCAAAGATAGTTTCTTTAGGAGCACAACAAATCAAACAAAACTTGCTGCAAAAGTGAGTTCACCTTTTATAGGTCTGGTTATGAGAAGATGATTTATGCTCTTTTAGGAAACAGAAACCACTTTATTGATGTGGTGAAATGTATACACAAGTCCAATTAATAAGTAATTACAAAAGCTAGAGTAATGTGAGTAGACAAGCTGTAGTTAGAAAAAGGAGGAGCATATTTACTCTAATACAAAGATAAAAAGGAAGTAGACACTATAAAATTAGATGCACTTTTTCTTATCTGAAAAGATGAGTTTCTTCCGATTAAGCACAAACTCCAAAAGGAAGACGTTCCACCTCCAATACTTCAGACATATGTTAGAGGGGTAAAAAGGGGAATTCAACACCAACTTTTAGTTACTGGGAGCAGGTTGTTGTATGTTGAAGTGAGGGTGGTCCATGTTATTGCTTTATTATGATTGAATTGTGTGGAGTTGTTCTTTAGGTTAATTTTCGGTATTTCTGTAGAGAGTGGTCTCTTGGGAGAGTTTACCAACCTTCTCAAATTGGCTGggagttttcttgtaaacagGAGTCCTCTCTCGACATTGTGTGTTCGCTTCTGTTCTAATTCAGTTTTTCGATATTAATTGAAAGTAGCAAGGGAAGATACCATACATAAGCCCGAACAAAGTTCAACCATAAACCATCAAGGGTTGACCAAGTGATCAATAAAGTCACGATTTAATAAAGGACTTGGAGGGAATAACTTCAATCCATGTTAGCCACCTACTTGAGATTTAATATCCTATGAGTTTCCTTGCCACTCAAATGTTATAAGGTCCTACAGGTTGTCCCATGAGATTAATCGATGTGTGCATACGTTGACTTGAACACTCAtggatattaaaataataataataatgaagttTATGAAGTTCAGCCATAAGatctttttcccctttttaaaGAGGTATCCTGTAAAAACAAGTGAGAAGAGTGGGAAGGTCTCCAACCTAGCCAAGCTCCATCGAAAGAAGATGATCCATGTTTTcttctcattcatataatattgttggagtCTAACAAATGTATACCACTCTGGATGATGTCGATAAATGGATACCACTCCCGAAGACAATTCTCAATTTATAGAGAATTGGAAAACAAACTAATCCtaaacctaattaattaaatcctaatcctaattagCAAAGAAAACTAATCATAATCTTAACTAATCAAGAAAACTAATCACAATACTAATCAATCAAGGATTTGACCAAGATATCCTAATTTACCTTAATCTCACATAATTTCATAAGGGTTTTTTTAGAGTTCTTTGGTCTTTCATTGTGCAATCTTGTCTGTTGTTGGTTTGCTGTTTTTCTCTGTTTTGGTTCAATTTGCCTCTTAGGAAGTATTTGGGGtgttaagttggttattatagttagtgggttataatagtttgtgtttgaggtgtagattattttagtctaGGTTATAATAGCTTGTGTTTGGGatgcaaactattttagtctagGTTAATGAGGAGAAGAGAGGATATGTAGGAAATtgtaaaaatggtaaaaaagatagatttgaaatagtaatattgcaattaattgtggattataatagttggaaacatcaaatattataattggAAGCTCAAACAATGGGTGGGCTATAATAGCCCACTCCACCCAATTAAAGTTGGGGGCCCAAACAGCTCGTTAGATTCTCATGGGGGTTCTTTCTCTAAGTTTTTATGCTCCTTAGTTGTGtgtgtattatatatatttgaaaaggaaacaagattcaataaatgaaaagaggCCAATGATCAAAATACAAGGAAACGAAACAAAACAAGACCTTGCCAAGTAAACTTATGGTAATACATAAATCAATACAAGATAATTAATTaggaaaataaatacaatatcgGAAAAGCATAAGACATAGAAAATTCTGCAAATCGATTGGGGAGAGACaccaagaagaagaaactttAACTCTGGCAGCTTCAAATCGAACAAGCTAAGGCTGATGCTTGTCTTTAAAAAATAAGGGAACCTTGGAAAAGCTCCCTTCAATAACCACCAATCAAACAGAACAAAATGAGGCAGACAAACAATGATATGGAAGCTTCCACAAGCCTTAATAGAGAAGAATATCCTTTGGATAAGAGCAACCAAAAGCTTGAAGGAAGAAATAACGGATATTAGTCTTGAAGGGTATCGAACTCCAGCTACATAGAATAAGGCGCATAACCACCTTTTTACCCTCTTATGAAATCAATAGCTGTTGAAAAACCATATCTTCATCATCCTTTAGAAACCGACTAAAAAGAGAGAATGCAACCCAAAGCAGCTGCCAATGTCAAGCAGAAACAAAACAAGGGATTCAActtttttgtttccttctcaaaagagaagaaaacaaaTGTTACTTGAGAATGGAAGAAAAGTGGCTAAGATTCATTCAAATGTAGATCAGCGGCTAGGGCAAAAACCATTGCtcagaaaagaaataaattgttgggttaAGTCGAAGGTCAAGATCAAAGAAGGAAGATGAAAGATCTCTAGGCTAAAACGCTAACCCCTCGGCAAGGACTTGGCAATAAAAAGGTGAAGATGGCAAACATCTTAATGAAGTTGCTTGCTTTGGCCTTTGGGTGCCACTAAGAACCAAAAGGAGCGTCATCTGTCACCTCACCTCGCCTCTCAGCTCTTGCACCTAGTGAACCTTGAAAACACTACCCCAAATAACCAACCTGGATAGACTAACGTACAACTCTAACTATGATAAAAGCAGGTTCCAGTAATAAGGAATCGGAATTTCAAGTTAGTGTACCTGCTCCTCCTTTCTAGCTTTTGATTCACGCTGCTTTTCCTCCTCAACAGCCTTGAGTTCGGATATGTACTCATTGAATAACATCTCACGCTCCTCATGCTTAACAGATCTGTACCTTGGATCGTCCCGCAGACTATCTTTTACCTATAATAACATGACAGAAAGAGGGGGAGGGGAAATTAGTTAAAGGTGTATGTTTCAAAATGTAGCATTGTAGTCCATAGCGTTTTCACATTCATTACTATTTACTGTAGACGAGGATCTAACTTTTCAAAGACTATAACCTCGCTTAATCTGACTGATTggatcaaaaaaaaaaattacacaaaatctTTCATCAAGTTTATGAGTCCTGAAATTGGTCCAGCATAGTTGacaattaataaatatgaatttatCAGGTTTATTCTCTCCACAACCTCTGCTGAGTATTAAAAAACAGTTAACTTGTGTAAAACAAACAGTCAACTTGTGGTCAAAGTGTTCTCACATTCATTACTATTACTGCAGACGAAAATCGAAATTTTAAAAGACTCCAACATCGTTTAATCTGAGTGATTGGATCAGAAAAAGAATTACACAAAATTTTCATCAAGTTTTTGAGTTCTGAAACTGGTCCAGCATACTTGAAAATTGATAAAACCTATGAATTTATCAGGTTTATTTTCTCCACAACCTCTGCTTACTAATCAAAAACAGTGATTTTCTATTGAAACAATCAGAAAACATGACCAACAACATGAAGAAAATAAACCTTACCAGGTTTGTATCGGAAAAGGACAAAATAATAAAACCTACAGAGCCCTTCAGAAAACACTAGTAACTCAGAAAATAGAGTAAACTGATCTTCATTGCCTCAAACCCCATCAAAGAAATCATATGAAATGATAGTGTCAAATCTTTGCAAATTTGCTCAAATTTTACTAATGCGGGATCTTCCAAAGACTGGTGGAAGAGCTGATTTTCATCGCCTCAAATCCCATCAAAGATATCATATGAAATGC
This region includes:
- the LOC120085221 gene encoding probable mitochondrial adenine nucleotide transporter BTL1 isoform X1; amino-acid sequence: MSQNSKSSIQYRALLSKSMAFESQSHKKNYSPQVSSAGVFDDGYANAMLPKQHLEIDNNTKPSFHFQLPDPRIAVKDFFRTREVAEFVSGAMAGAMTKAVLAPLETIRTRMVVGVGSKDIAGSFIEVIQQQGWQGLWTGNAVNMVRIIPTQAIELGTFECVKRAMTSAQERWNEAEQPSIHFGPVNLQFSLSWISPVAVAGAAAGVVSTLACHPLEVLKDRLTVSPEVYPNITIAVSKIYRDGGFGAFYAGISPTLVGMLPYSTSYYFMYETMKKTYCLKKKKKSLNRIEMLLVGALSGFTASTISFPLEVARKRLMVGALRGKCPPNMAAAISEVIREEGIKGLYRGWGASCLKVMPSSGITWMFYEAWKDILLVNNHHL
- the LOC120085221 gene encoding probable mitochondrial adenine nucleotide transporter BTL1 isoform X2, whose protein sequence is MMAMPTRCFPNNTLKSITTLNPPSISSFRIPGLPLKTRMVVGVGSKDIAGSFIEVIQQQGWQGLWTGNAVNMVRIIPTQAIELGTFECVKRAMTSAQERWNEAEQPSIHFGPVNLQFSLSWISPVAVAGAAAGVVSTLACHPLEVLKDRLTVSPEVYPNITIAVSKIYRDGGFGAFYAGISPTLVGMLPYSTSYYFMYETMKKTYCLKKKKKSLNRIEMLLVGALSGFTASTISFPLEVARKRLMVGALRGKCPPNMAAAISEVIREEGIKGLYRGWGASCLKVMPSSGITWMFYEAWKDILLVNNHHL